The Haloarcula sp. CBA1127 genomic interval ATAGAGCAACTCGTTTGTTTCTGGATCGACAGCAGCGTACAGACAATACTGTTCATTGTTGAGTCGGATCACAGTTTCGTCAACCGCAACGTGATCCGGCGATCGACCGTCTTCGGGCTGTAAATCTGCTTTGTGAACCCAATTATGTACAGTTGATCGAGCGCGTTGGACACCGAATACCTCAAGAACTGAAATAGTATTCGAAAGTGATAGTCCAGCCAGATGCAACTGAATACTCAGCTTCATCAGCAGTCGCGGTGTCGCTTCTCGCTCCACAAAATCCAAGTCAATCTGGTCGATACTACCGCTGAGGCCAGCGTTTTCGGGCATGAACCACTCAGAAAACGCTACGCCTCACCTTTCAAACCTTATCTGAACACCGCGGGCTAAAAATTTTGAGAAGCAGACAGTTTGTCGTTTTCGCTCTCTAAAGACACGTTCAACAGTGTTCCGAGTTCCATGTTTTACATATCTGAAATCGAAGCAGTGTCGATGACACACATCCTGTAATAAATGTGGGCCATCAACGAGAAACACGGCGTCGTCAACGTCATGTTTCTCGTCCAGTTCGGCGAGAACCGAATGAGCGAGAACCTTCGTAATAGTCGGTCTAAGCGTTGTATGAAGCAGCTCGTTCGTTTCCGTATTAAAACAGCGTACAGCCAGTACTGCTCATCATTGAGCTGGATCACAGTCTCGTCAATCGCAATGTGATCCGGTGACCGTCCATCGTCGGGATGTAAATCTGCCTTGTGAACAATTATGAATCGTTGAACGAGTGCGTTGGACATCAAATATCTCAAGAACAGAGGCAGTATTCGAGAGTGATATCCCAGCCAGGTACAACTGAATACTCAGCTTCGTCAGCAATCGCAGTGTCGCTTCTCGCTCCACAAAACCCAATTCAACCTGGTTGAGACTACCGCTGAGGCTAGCATTTTTGGACACGGACACCCAGAAAACGCTACGCCTCACTTCTCAATCCGTATCTGGACACCGCCTCTGTAACATAGCAGAACCGGCGACGAGCAGGGTTAGCGTCTCTCGTAGAAAGAAGAACGAACACGTGAACAGAACGCCCGCCTTCGGTGGAAGAATTGCGAATCCTGCGGAACTGGGCGCAATAGAGTTCGGTACAAACCGCTCGACGCCATCGTCACGCGACAACCCAATTCAGCGGCAGACTATGCGACATGCAGACCTTCCTCTCACACAAGGCATTTCCTCGCACACGACCTCAGCACCACTAACCAGAAAATGGTCCTCCCGAGCGAGCATTTCATCATCGCCCTCCTCCCTGTCGCAGTATACGCACTCTTCCGGGACAGACAGCTCCCGTCGCTTCAGCTAGTCGCAGTCACGTTCTTCGGCAGCCAGTTCCCGGATCTCATCGACAAACCGTTAGCGTACGAACTCCATCTCATTCCCTCCGGGCGGGTCTTTATGCACTCGCTTCCGTTTGCGATTCCGCTGTCGATTGTCGTCATCGCTTACGCAGTCCGAACGGACCGGGCCCGACTTGGGACGGCGTTTGCGTTCGCCCACCTCTCACACCTGGTGGCCGATAATCAGCAACTCCTGCCGCCGAACCTGTATGTGTCGTCGGATTTGCTCTGGCCGCTCCAACCGCCCGTCGCACGCTCGCCAGTCCCACAGTGGGTCGGCGAGGGCGCAGTGAATCTGCATCTCTGGACCGGGTTTTCAGTGCTCGTCCTCACGCTGGTGGCGTACGTGCTGGTCGTGGACCTGCAAGCCCAACTCGACCTTCGATAGCAGTGTTTGCACCACGCTAGAGCCAGGTACTGTATATCAGGCGGAGATAACGATTATCTGTGGCTATTGCATCTATATCGGCTTCCCGCGGAGCGTCCTGTCCAAGTACATTCTGCTCTTGTTTCTTGGCCTGCTTGCTGCCCATCTCGTAAATAAGAAACTGGAGCTACTGCCGACACACCAATTTTGCCGAGACCTTCCCGCAAGGTTCTGACGAGGGCTCTATTTTCAGCGGTCTGGCTGTCGCGAGTCGGACCCATGACGTTTTAGGCCGACGGGAAAACGAGAGTGACGTATGCGACGATTGGTCCTCGCCGTATGCATGGTTTCCCTCCTTGCCGGGTGTGGTGCATTCATGACTGATAGCCCGCCACCGAGCGACGAACGAGCCGTCACGGCTGTCGAGGAGGCGAACAGCACTGTCACCGCCGTCGAAGCGTACCGATTCGAGATGGAGATGCATGTGGTAGCGTCGGATGGTGAGCAATCGCGGACTGTGAGAGTCGACGGCGATGGTGCGGTAAACGTCTCTGCAAAACGGATGCAAGCGACGACGCGGACACAAGACCAAACGGTCGAATCCTATGTCGACGGGTACAACGCGTATCAGGGCTGTCAGGACCCGTGGGGTGGCTACGCCGTCGAGAATGTCTCGCGCTCCGAGCCGTGGGCGACCACGACGCCGCTCCATCGGCAAGTACTGCTCTTCGAACGCTCGAACGTCTACTGGCGGGGCAATGAGACGCTTGACGGCAACCGGACTGTTCTCGTCACGGCCTCCCCGAGCACTGAGACTATCAGGTCACTCATGGATCGCCGACAGGCTGGTGGCATGGAGCTACGCCGCGGCTCACTTGAGAACGCGACGGCGCGGCTCTGGCTTGATCCGGAAACGAACCAACCGGTACAGTCGGAACTCAAGATACAAATCTCACAGCGTGGCGCGACTGCAACCGCCACGATCACGGTCCAGTACAGTGAGTACGGTGACCCAGCCGCCATCTCGATTCCGCCAGAGGTGTACGACGACCCGCACGAACTCGGGTGTCCCGGTGCGAGCTGAACCCGAGAGAAACCGCTTCAACCGTCGGCGAAAAATCGCTTAGTCCGTCCAGTTCTCGTACAGCCCGCGTCCGACGACACCGAGGCCGACGAGCGTTATGAGGTTGAGGAGGAGGCCGCCGACGACTGGAATTGCGAAGGGGACGGCCAGTAACAACCCGCCGGCGACGCCATCCGTTGCGCTGACGGTTCCGTCATCGCCAATAACCGAGTTCCCGACCCAGACGGCAGTAATGCCGGTACCGACGATACCGAGGATGCCGATGAGAAGCAGTCCGGGGATCGAGACCAGAGCCCCGATAATCGTCAGTGCGAGTAGCACCAGTCCGATGGGGACCAGAATACCGACGAGAATCCCCCAGCCGATTGCGTCGCCGGGGTCATCCTGAATCTCCCGCACGGCGTTCGTCGTATACGTCGGGCCGATAGCGGCGGCTGCGGCACCCAGAACTGCGAGAATAACGAACCCGACACCGAAACGGAGGACGACGTTGAGGGCCGGGCCCGCACTCCCACCCGGAGCTGTAGGCTGTGCTGTTGCGACCCCGGCGAGCCCGAGTACGGCGAGCAGACTCCCGAGGCTACTGACGGCTTGCTTGGAGGGCATAGTAGCAGTTGTTCGATTTCAACTGTGGTTGTAAACCTCTTCTGGATGTCTGCAATCTGCTATATTTGCTGGCGGTACAAACGCCCCTGCTGTGTTTCATCTGTCTGTCGGCCGTTGCTCCGGGTACTGACCGGCCGATTCCGCGGCCAGGACTCGACCCCAGGTCTGAGTGCCAACAGGCCTGAAACGATGGATGGCCGCACCGTCAGCGCTATTCTGTGAGCTCGACGATGTCGGCGTTAGCGAGGTCTACCAACCGGTCCGGTTCGATCGCAAACACCGCGCTCGGCGTGCCGGCGGCAGCGTGGACGACGTCATACTGGGTCAGCATCGGGTCGACCGTGGTCGGGAGAGCCGTCTCGTGACAGATCGGGGGGACGCCGCCGATGCTCCAGCCGACGACGCTCCGAATGTCGCCTGGGTCGGCCATCGACGCGGTTTCTGCACCGTAGTGGTTCGCGACCGCGTCAAGGTCAAGACGGTTCGCACCGCTCGTGATTGCGGCGACGAGGTCGCCACCTGAGAGTGCGACGACGATGGTCGACGCGATGGCGGCCGTCTCGCAGCCGATGGCCTCGGCAGCCGCTGTGGCTGTTTCCGTTCCTGACTCGAACTCCGAGACATCGAGGTCGACTCCGTATCGGTCACGGGCCCGGTCCGCGAACTCCGCGGCGCGTTCGTGCATACCTCCTCTGTGCACCGCCCTCTGTAAAAACCGGGACGAAGACGAGCAGACCAATGGTCCTGTTGTTGACTGTCCGTCTCGGGAGCGGTTCGCGGTGACGAAGTGCACTACCGACCCGGTGCTTACGGCCGACCCGGACAAGATCAAGTACACCTCCTACGAAGTCGTCGCCCAGAACGATGACTTATCCGGCGATGAGGTCACGGTCGGACCGAACCCCGCTACAAACCCGCTCAATCAAGCATCCCGATCCGATCCGCGGTAAAGCCGAACACGTCCTCGTAGCCGTAGGCTGAGAGCAACACCGGGTGGAAGGGCTCCTCCGCAACAACGGTTTCGTCGTCGGCTGCTGCGACAGGGTCGCCCTCGGGGACCGGCTCGAAGTTCCGGACGAACACTTCGTACTGGTCGGCTGCTGCCTTCGGAATCGGCTCGCCGAGCTGGAACACTGGCAGTGATGTCTCTCGCTGTGGTGGTGACGCAGCGGTAACGCCGGTGGCGGCGAGGAATTCTCGGATGACCTGCGCTGCGTTCTCAGCGGCTTCCGCGGAGCCCTGATATCCGCACTCGACCTCGAGAACGGAGTCCACTGTCGCGATCATTCGCCCCTCGTTTGCGCCTTTCGTCTGTACAACGGCGTCTACGGAAAGGACACTGCAGAGGTCCTCCATCTCCGGTGTGAGCTCGTCGACAAGGGCGAACATCCCATCGTAGGACTGCGTGGAGTGCAACGAAAGCACAGTGCAATCACGGAGCTCAGACGTGATGGTCGCGGCTAACCGTGTCTCGCGGGACTCACTGTCGGTGTCACCAGGGAATGAGCGGTTGAGGTCCGTATCGAGATACCGCTTGTTCGCGTCAAGGGCGGCTTCATTCGCGATAATAAATTTGACAGGGCGCTCGACCTCCGGCGGGTCGGCAAGGACGGCTTCGATGCCGTCCCGGCCGCACGGTTCGTCGCCGTGGATGCTCCCCACGACGGCCACTTCTGGAACCCCGTCTCCCAGTTGCTCGATTCGCATCTACCCGTGATAACGCGTCCAGCCTTTAGAATTATCCGGATTCAGTCAGTGTTCGAGCGACTCCGCGAACTCGATGTCCTCCGGGCGGCACGTCGGGTACTCGCCGTCGAGACGGATCTGCCAGCCGTGCAGTGCCGACGGGTCCGACAGTGCGTTCGTTACTGTTGTTCGCACGTCTAGCAGGTCGACGCCGTAGTAATCGTTGGGGACGCCCCGGAAGTACTGCAGTGACGTCCGAAACAGCGACCGCATCCCGTCGTCGTCCTCGAAGTCGAAGTGCTTGTACGCGCCGGCGGCGACTTGCACCATCCCGTGGAGGAATTTGCTCTCCGTGTTCCCGCGGCCGTAGTTGTACCATTCGTCCTCGAAACAGTCGTGTGATTCGTGGAACTCGTCAGAGTTGTACAGCCGGACGCCGTGGACCACGGCCCGTCTGAGTGTTTCGTGTTCCCACTGACCGTCGGTTCGCCAGCCCGATGGGTTCCCGTCGGGAGCCTCGACGGTCGGGTCGCGCGTGTGGTCGTCCATGCCTACGCTACTGGTTCACGGTGGGTCAAACCACCGGTTCTGTCGGCGACAGTAGCCATTGGAACGCAATGCACACCTGATCGCGCGCCGGCAGCGCGGCCAGTGTGCAAACGCTTTCAATTAATGCCATAGTGTCCCACCAGCCCTGAGTCGCTTCCGTACGACATTTATACCGTACCGCCATGTGTATCAGATGCAACACGCGTGCGAGGGTAGCCAAGCCAGGAAACGGCGGCGGACTCAAGATCCGCTCCCGTAGGGGTCCAAGGGTTCAAATCCCTTCCCTCGCATCGTATAGGGGCCGCACAACGCGGCGCCGAAAGATGCACACGGAAGGGTTTGAACGAGAGAAGGCGGGGCGATTGCCCGTCTCCGCGTCGTTCAAACCCCTTCCTTCGCACTGTTGGACCGACGCGGTCCCTCGCAAACAGTGAGCGGCCCTCGTCACGGTCGCGAGTACGCTATCGACCCCGATGGTGTCTCGTTGCGAAGACGACGGCCGACCGGTGCCGGAAGACTCGCACGGAGCGATCTTCCCTCGCAATTCTCCGACCCGATGTGCCAGAGACACGTCTCAGCGATGCAGTTTACCATGTTCTGCTTCCACTATGCTCTGTCCAGACCGGATTCCGAGGCGCGTCCGCCATGTCACAATCGGCCGAAAACAGGTCGATGTCATGCTTCCGAGTATTCGTTGGGGTCGGGTGGAATCGCGGCGCACACATTTGGGCAGCCCTCGGTGACTAGCCTGTGATATCTGGCCGATAAAGCCGGGTCTCTAATGTATTGTACCAGATCAGTTCAGTAAGTACAGCTCTAAACGCGAGCTACAGTTACTGAGACATTATATAAACTGTTTTACCATCGGTTAATTACCATCTTATCTGTAGCTATTTATCATAAATTCATAACTGCAGAAAAACAGTCAATTCCACTCCAGTTTATATGATATATCGGTATAGAGGGCTTGTGAGAGCTCCAGAATAGTATCACTGCACAAGAAATATATCTCAGGCTTCAGTAATGTTTCAGTAATGGTAAAAACACCAATAATAAAACCGACTGTCATCTTTGTCGTGGCAGTCGCGTTGGTACTCGCTGGTCCGTTATCAGTGACGACCACTGTCGGGGCAACCCCCGTTGCTGAGAGCCAGTCGATCTCGGTGCCGGAAAACGTCGACGTGTGGGAACGGTCCCCGCTCACGCTCCGAACGATGTCAGACGGGCCGACCACGATAGTGGCACCGCGGACGTTCCTCAACGTCGAATCAGCTGCGACTGGCGACTTGCCGCTCAACAAGCGGACGATGACGATCCACGAGCGCAACGAATCGATAAACATGTCCTTTGAACCCAGAATCGGTGCCGGAACGAGGGCACTTGCCGGCGACGAGGCGCAACTGCTGGCTGTCAAGTTAGATGAAGCACCGACTACGGCAGGGGCAAACGCCAGTAACAGTTCCCGTGCTTCCCTCGAAGATGTCTTCGCAAATAACTCGGACACTACGTCGTCGGAGCTACTCGATGACGCTGAAGGTGTCGGCACGATAGACGAGGATGGCGAACTGCAGGCGTCATACACCCCCGAATCGGGCGGCGCATACGGCTTCGTTCTGGTGACTGTCGACGAGGGCGATGAAGGGCTATCGGAGTCGGATGGCGACGTCTCCGTCAACGGGAACGTGACCGTCGTCGGTGTCGAACAGACCGTGGTGCAGGACAACGCATCGAACGTCGAGCGGACCCAGAACCCGGTCAACCCCGGCGACAACGTCACGCTGGCTGTCGACACTGAGATGGAAGACGAAAACGCCACCCATGCGGTCCTGCTGGTCCGACAGGGCGAACTCCAGCGACAGTCGAGCACGGTGACTGTGTCGGGCGAACTGAACGAGAGCTTCTCCGCTGACCAGATCACCGTCGAGAATTCTTTCGATAACGTCAGCGGTGTTGGGACGGTTGAGAGCAACACTGGACTGGGGAGTTTCAACCTCTCCGAGAGCCAGTCGATACCTGCGATCGGATTGCAGGGGCTGTTCGGCACGGTGGTCTCCGAAGCCGAATCGGACGCTGGCGGGGACGTTATCCATGCCTCTGCAACGATCGTCAGCGGTGACGCTGACGCCAACGTGACGGTCCAGACCTTGGATTCCTGGCCAAACGGTGCGTATCAGTACGTCCACGTCGCAGTCGGTAACGAAACCGGGACCATCAACTCGGATACCGGCACGGTGGCAGTGAGTCCGGGCGGCGGCCCTGATAACGGTGGTGGCCCGGGCAACGGTGGCGGTCCCCCGGACAACGCTGGCGGACCGAATGATGCTGGGGACGGCGATGAAGGGGACGCAGAATAACTGATCGGGACGGCCTTCAGTGGTTGAGTCTACCGAACACAGCACCTCTTTGTGCGCCGACGTGTGCGGATTCTACAGGCGGAGCAGGCTGAGTGCCTCGAGGTCGTACGGAAGGCGGAGTCTTCCGTGATGACGAGACGCTTTGCGTCTCGAACCACTTGACCACGAGGTGATTCACGTGTTTTGTAAGCTTCATATGACACTGCGTACCGTCGAATGTCACTGCATAAGAATTATACCGTATCCCTCCGAAAAAATTCAGTAATGTATAAAACACCAAGAGGGAAACACACTGTAATTTGTGCGATTACAGTGCTGCTGGTGTTAGCCGCTCCCTTGTCGGTAACGTCGGCAGCGGCAACGCCAGTGGATGACGGACAAACGACGGCAGTGACGGAAAACGTGGATGTCTGGGAGCGGTCACTGCTCCCGCTTCGGACGTCTTCCACCGGCCCAACGGCGATAGCAGCCCCGGAAACGTACATCAATATCGAATCTGCTCAGACTGGTGACGTTCCCCTCAATAGGGAGGAGTACACGATTCACGAAACAGGCGAAGCAGTGGATCTGACGTTCGAATCAACGACCGGTGCTGGAACGACGGGACTTGCCGGCGACGAGGCGCAACTGCTCGCTGTCAGGCTCTCTGAAGGCCCAGAGTCGGCCGGATTTAGCGAAGGAAGCGTCAGAACCGATCTAGCGAGTATCTTTACAAACGATTCTAACGCCAACTCGGTCGAGCTACTAGATGACGCGGACGGGGTCGGTTCGATAGATGACAACGGTGCGCTTGAAACCTCGTACACACCTGACTCGGGCGGTGCCTACGGCTTCATTCTGGTCACCGTCGATGATGGACAAGGACTGTCCGTTTCGGACAACAACGTTTCGGCCGATGGAAACGTGACCGTTGTCGGCGTTGAACAGACGCTGGTTCAGGAAAGCGCGTCTACGGTCGAGGCGACCGCCGACGATGTCTCCACCGGGGATAACGTCTCACTCGATATCGAGACCGAACTGGAAGACGACTCTGTCACGCACGCCGTGTTGTTGTTCGATGAGGACGAACTGCAGGGCCAGACGAGCACCGTCCGGGTGACTGGTGACATCAATGAGGATTTCTCCGAAGATCAAGTCACGGTCGAGAACTCCTTTGAGGGCGTCAACGGCGTTTCGTCGGCCAGTGATGGCGCTACCCTTACCGGTGGGGACTCGACAGCCGCGGGGACGATGCCGTCCGCGGGGCTGATCGGCCTGTTCGGATTCGTTCTCTCCGAAGCATCGCCGGATTCGACTGGTGATAATATGATGCACGCCTCGGCGACAACGGTATCCGATACCTCCGATACCACCATTGATGTCGAAACGCTTGACTCCTGGTCGAACGGGACGTACACGTACGTGCACGTCGCTGTTGGCGAAGACTCAAACGAAATCAGTTCCGCCACTGGGACGGTCACGCTATCACAGTCGAACGAAACCGATTCCGGCGACGATGGTGACGATAGCGACGACGGGAGTGATGGCAACAACGGTGGCGGCGATGATGGCGGTGACGGCAACAACGGTGACGGCGATGATGGCAGTGATGGCAACAACGGTGACGGCGATGATGGCGGTGACGGCAACAACGGTGGCGGCGATGATGGCAGTGATGGCAACAACGGTGACGGCGATGATGGCAGTGACGGCGACAACAACAACGACAACGACAATAACGGAAGTAACGACAGCGATAGCGGGAACGACGACTCCGATAACGAAGGTACTGAAGAAGACACCGAGGACAGAGTTACGACTGACACCGACACCGACGGCACTGAGACAGTCGGGACTGAAGACGGAGAGGAGCCAACGGAAGCAGCCACGACCGCCGGTGGTGGGGCACAGCAACCCGACGAGACGGACACAACCGGAACGGAGGGCTCGGTTGAGACCACGAGTTCGAGCGGTCCCGGTTTCACCGTACTCGTCGCGGTGCTAGCATTGCTAGGCGCCGGATTCCTGGCACGGCGCGACTAACGACTGCTCCAGTTTACGCAGCGGTTTCGGTTATTCTCTGACGCGATCTTCTTTCCCGCTGTATACCTATCCGAAGTCTACGTTTCGTGGATAACTGAATTATCATGTCCCCAGCGGTTGCAGGCACAGTGTTGCTGAAAGGGGTAATTTTATATTATTTTACATATAACATGACAGTGTAAGGTACATACAATGGGGGACTACGCAAAGCCATCTCGTGCGGCGAAAATCAAGTGCATCAAGTGTAACTCACCGGTCGTGCTCACCGTCGACGAAGAGTATATCTGTGTCAACTGCGGCGAAGCCCCGATCGAATCGGCCACCCCAGCTTGAGACAGGCGTTTCAGTTTCACTCTGCGGTCCCCGGGGCTGGGAACAGTGGCTTCGATATCTGACGGATAGCCCGAGATCCGTCGCTTGAGACCTACTTCTTCAGTGGCAACGACTGTTGGACGCGAACGCTTTACCGTTGTGGTATTTCGGCTGGGACCTGCTCGTATCTCTGGTACAGCGTCACGAGGCTGTAGCTGACGGCCAGTCCGAAGACGATCAAGGGGACGGCAAGCGCAAGCGGGCTGTCGGGCGAATGCGCCGCAAATGACGGCGTTCTATCGGGGTTTGCCGACAACAGCGGCCAGAACAGGTTCGGGAAGAAGTAGTAGTCCGTCCCGAGTCGCACAATCGGATAGAAGTCGCTGGCGATGTGTGAGAGGTAGCCGGCGGAAAACACCACTGCGTACCGTCCGTAGCCCTGGCGTGCAGCCAGCAGTACAAGGATGGTGAGGACGGGCAGCGAGACGACCAGTGAGTGGGCCAGCATGCGCCCGCTCGGAAGAATAGCGAACGTCCACGCGAGCGGCTTATCGATTACGTCCGGGAGTTGCGTCGCAACAA includes:
- a CDS encoding PGF-CTERM sorting domain-containing protein, which translates into the protein MVKTPIIKPTVIFVVAVALVLAGPLSVTTTVGATPVAESQSISVPENVDVWERSPLTLRTMSDGPTTIVAPRTFLNVESAATGDLPLNKRTMTIHERNESINMSFEPRIGAGTRALAGDEAQLLAVKLDEAPTTAGANASNSSRASLEDVFANNSDTTSSELLDDAEGVGTIDEDGELQASYTPESGGAYGFVLVTVDEGDEGLSESDGDVSVNGNVTVVGVEQTVVQDNASNVERTQNPVNPGDNVTLAVDTEMEDENATHAVLLVRQGELQRQSSTVTVSGELNESFSADQITVENSFDNVSGVGTVESNTGLGSFNLSESQSIPAIGLQGLFGTVVSEAESDAGGDVIHASATIVSGDADANVTVQTLDSWPNGAYQYVHVAVGNETGTINSDTGTVAVSPGGGPDNGGGPGNGGGPPDNAGGPNDAGDGDEGDAE
- a CDS encoding succinylglutamate desuccinylase/aspartoacylase family protein, producing MRIEQLGDGVPEVAVVGSIHGDEPCGRDGIEAVLADPPEVERPVKFIIANEAALDANKRYLDTDLNRSFPGDTDSESRETRLAATITSELRDCTVLSLHSTQSYDGMFALVDELTPEMEDLCSVLSVDAVVQTKGANEGRMIATVDSVLEVECGYQGSAEAAENAAQVIREFLAATGVTAASPPQRETSLPVFQLGEPIPKAAADQYEVFVRNFEPVPEGDPVAAADDETVVAEEPFHPVLLSAYGYEDVFGFTADRIGMLD
- a CDS encoding IS6 family transposase; the encoded protein is MPENAGLSGSIDQIDLDFVEREATPRLLMKLSIQLHLAGLSLSNTISVLEVFGVQRARSTVHNWVHKADLQPEDGRSPDHVAVDETVIRLNNEQYCLYAAVDPETNELLYTKLRPTTTKVLAHSFLTELSEKHDVDDAVFLVDGSKSLQAACHRHGFDFRYEKHGNRNAVERVFREIKRRTICFSNCFSNAEAKTADDWLRSFSFAWNQLI
- a CDS encoding YbaK/EbsC family protein, which translates into the protein MHERAAEFADRARDRYGVDLDVSEFESGTETATAAAEAIGCETAAIASTIVVALSGGDLVAAITSGANRLDLDAVANHYGAETASMADPGDIRSVVGWSIGGVPPICHETALPTTVDPMLTQYDVVHAAAGTPSAVFAIEPDRLVDLANADIVELTE
- a CDS encoding PGF-CTERM sorting domain-containing protein, which produces MYKTPRGKHTVICAITVLLVLAAPLSVTSAAATPVDDGQTTAVTENVDVWERSLLPLRTSSTGPTAIAAPETYINIESAQTGDVPLNREEYTIHETGEAVDLTFESTTGAGTTGLAGDEAQLLAVRLSEGPESAGFSEGSVRTDLASIFTNDSNANSVELLDDADGVGSIDDNGALETSYTPDSGGAYGFILVTVDDGQGLSVSDNNVSADGNVTVVGVEQTLVQESASTVEATADDVSTGDNVSLDIETELEDDSVTHAVLLFDEDELQGQTSTVRVTGDINEDFSEDQVTVENSFEGVNGVSSASDGATLTGGDSTAAGTMPSAGLIGLFGFVLSEASPDSTGDNMMHASATTVSDTSDTTIDVETLDSWSNGTYTYVHVAVGEDSNEISSATGTVTLSQSNETDSGDDGDDSDDGSDGNNGGGDDGGDGNNGDGDDGSDGNNGDGDDGGDGNNGGGDDGSDGNNGDGDDGSDGDNNNDNDNNGSNDSDSGNDDSDNEGTEEDTEDRVTTDTDTDGTETVGTEDGEEPTEAATTAGGGAQQPDETDTTGTEGSVETTSSSGPGFTVLVAVLALLGAGFLARRD
- a CDS encoding metal-dependent hydrolase, coding for MVLPSEHFIIALLPVAVYALFRDRQLPSLQLVAVTFFGSQFPDLIDKPLAYELHLIPSGRVFMHSLPFAIPLSIVVIAYAVRTDRARLGTAFAFAHLSHLVADNQQLLPPNLYVSSDLLWPLQPPVARSPVPQWVGEGAVNLHLWTGFSVLVLTLVAYVLVVDLQAQLDLR
- a CDS encoding metal-dependent hydrolase; this translates as MYPEGHFLLAAVPLTVYTVVRWRHLPSGPMVLLLLVATQLPDVIDKPLAWTFAILPSGRMLAHSLVVSLPVLTILVLLAARQGYGRYAVVFSAGYLSHIASDFYPIVRLGTDYYFFPNLFWPLLSANPDRTPSFAAHSPDSPLALAVPLIVFGLAVSYSLVTLYQRYEQVPAEIPQR
- a CDS encoding DUF309 domain-containing protein, translating into MDDHTRDPTVEAPDGNPSGWRTDGQWEHETLRRAVVHGVRLYNSDEFHESHDCFEDEWYNYGRGNTESKFLHGMVQVAAGAYKHFDFEDDDGMRSLFRTSLQYFRGVPNDYYGVDLLDVRTTVTNALSDPSALHGWQIRLDGEYPTCRPEDIEFAESLEH